From the Candidatus Macondimonas diazotrophica genome, one window contains:
- the mraZ gene encoding division/cell wall cluster transcriptional repressor MraZ, with amino-acid sequence MFRGASQVAIDGKGRVAIPTRYRDHLTTLCAGQMIVTVDRDQCLLVYPLPAWEAVEVELMQLANLDRHARQLQRLLMGYATEVSMDGQGRLQLTPPLRKFAYLESRGMLIGQGNKFELWSEERWEKNQAEWLADLGMEDGEMSTALQKLSI; translated from the coding sequence ATGTTTCGGGGTGCCAGCCAGGTAGCGATCGACGGGAAGGGCCGAGTGGCCATTCCGACGCGTTATCGCGACCATCTGACCACGCTTTGTGCGGGCCAGATGATCGTGACCGTGGATCGCGACCAGTGTTTGCTGGTGTATCCACTTCCGGCCTGGGAGGCGGTCGAGGTCGAGCTGATGCAGCTGGCCAATCTGGATCGACACGCGCGCCAGTTGCAGCGGCTCTTGATGGGCTACGCCACGGAGGTGTCCATGGATGGTCAGGGACGTTTGCAGCTCACGCCCCCGCTTCGGAAATTCGCGTATTTGGAAAGCCGCGGCATGCTCATCGGTCAAGGCAACAAATTCGAGCTGTGGTCCGAGGAGCGCTGGGAGAAGAATCAGGCCGAATGGCTGGCTGACCTGGGCATGGAGGACGGTGAAATGTCTACCGCGCTGCAGAAGCTGTCGATCTGA
- the rsmI gene encoding 16S rRNA (cytidine(1402)-2'-O)-methyltransferase produces the protein MVTQNAGVTPGTLYVVATPIGHLGDLSSRALEVLGAVDLIAAEDTRHTRGLLTHFGIQKPLIPLHEHNEARQMQMLIARLQAGAAIALVSDAGTPLISDPGYGLVAAAAAAGVVISPIPGPCAAIAALSVSGLPTDRFVFEGFLPPRRPARRTRLQQLARERRTLIFYESPRRLVEVLADCVEVLGGERKACLGRELTKRFETVYRGTLADVQSVLTTHSDALRGECVLLVAGAVASATEDAAGNADAERILADLVAQLPASQVARLMDRWFGGGRAHWYQRAIALRAAVDL, from the coding sequence ATGGTAACGCAGAACGCGGGGGTGACGCCGGGCACGCTGTATGTCGTGGCGACACCGATTGGACATCTGGGTGATCTCTCTTCCCGTGCCTTGGAAGTTCTCGGCGCGGTCGATCTCATCGCGGCGGAGGACACGCGCCACACCCGGGGGCTCTTGACCCATTTCGGGATACAGAAGCCGTTGATCCCCCTGCATGAGCACAACGAGGCGCGACAGATGCAGATGCTGATAGCGCGCTTGCAGGCCGGCGCGGCGATCGCGCTGGTGAGCGATGCGGGTACGCCGTTGATCAGCGACCCCGGCTACGGCTTGGTTGCGGCGGCAGCGGCAGCCGGCGTTGTAATCAGTCCAATTCCGGGGCCCTGTGCCGCTATTGCCGCCCTGTCGGTGAGTGGATTGCCGACCGATCGCTTTGTCTTCGAAGGGTTTTTGCCACCGCGCCGGCCGGCGCGGCGCACCCGCTTGCAACAACTGGCGCGCGAGCGCCGCACATTGATTTTCTATGAGTCTCCGCGTCGCCTGGTCGAGGTTCTCGCTGACTGTGTCGAGGTGCTGGGCGGGGAGCGGAAAGCGTGTCTGGGGCGCGAACTGACCAAACGGTTCGAGACGGTCTATCGCGGCACGCTTGCTGACGTTCAGTCGGTCCTGACGACCCATTCCGATGCCTTGCGCGGAGAATGTGTGCTCCTGGTGGCGGGGGCAGTGGCATCCGCGACCGAAGACGCCGCTGGGAATGCGGACGCGGAGCGCATCCTGGCTGATCTGGTGGCGCAGTTGCCTGCCTCGCAGGTGGCCCGGCTGATGGACCGCTGGTTTGGTGGTGGACGCGCGCACTGGTATCAGCGTGCCATCGCCCTGCGGGCCGCGGTTGATCTATAA